A window of Drosophila subobscura isolate 14011-0131.10 chromosome E, UCBerk_Dsub_1.0, whole genome shotgun sequence contains these coding sequences:
- the LOC117892061 gene encoding Down syndrome cell adhesion molecule-like protein Dscam2 isoform X50, with amino-acid sequence MVQKGDVPITIKWTLNSRPIINGEEGITILKLSPKTSVLNIAAVEQFHRGLFKCIAENVAGSSHTTSELKVNVPPRWILEPTDKAFAQGSDAKVECKADGFPKPQVTWKKAVGDTPGEYKDLKKSDNIRVEEGTLHVDNIQKTNEGYYLCEAINGIGSGLSAVIMISVQAPPEFTEKLRNQTARRGEPAVLQCEAKGEKPIGILWNMNNMRLDPKNDNRYTIREEILSTGVMSSLSIKRTERSDSALFTCVATNAFGSDDASINMIVQEVPEMPYALKVLDKSGRSVQLSWAQPYDGNSPLNRYIIEFKRSRASWSEIDRVMVPGHTTEAQVQKLSPATTYNIRIVAENVIGTSQSSEAVTIITAEEAPSGKPQNIKVEPVNQTTMRVTWKPPPRTEWNGEILGYYVGYKLSNTNSSYVFETINFITEEGKEHNLELQNLRVYTQYSVVIQAFNKIGAGPLSEEEKQFTAEGTPSQPPSDTSCTTLTSQTIRVSWVSPPLESANGVIKTYKVVYAPSDEWYDETKRHYKKTASSDTVLHGLKKYTNYTMQVLATTAGGDGVRSAPIHCQTEPDVPEAPTDVKALVMGNAAILVSWRQPAQPNGIITQYTVYSKAEGAETETKTQKVPHYQMSFEASELEKNKPYEFWVTASTTIGEGQQSKSIVAMPSDQVPAKIASFDDTFTATFKEDAKMPCLAVGAPQPEITWKIKGVDFSANDRMRLLPDGSLLIKSVNRQDAGDYSCHAENSIAKDSITHKLIVLAPPQSPHVTLSATTTDALTVKLKPHEGDTAPLHGYTLHYKPEFGEWETAEVSVDSQKQNIENLLCGSRYQVYATGFNNIGAGEASDILNTRTKGQKPKLPEKPRFIEVSSNSVSLHFKAWKDGGCPMSHFVVESKKRDQIEWNQISNNVKPDNNYVVLDLEPATWYNLRITAHNSAGFTVAEYDFATLTVTGGTIAPLDDGLGHGNVHTRIRLPAWMPEWLDLNFMVPLIATVVVVAVGICVVCVALSRRRADDLRGGQKDVYYDVVYNQTMGPGATLDKRRPDLRDELGYIAPPNRKLPPVPGSNYNTCDRIKRGTVISRGGGLRSNHSTWDPRRPNLYEELKAPPVPLHGNQYGHAHGNGPAECHYRHPGMEDEICPYATFHLLGFREEMDPTKAMNFQTFPHQNGHTGPVPGHAGTMLPPGHPGHVHSRSGSQSMPRANRYQRKNSQGGQSSIYTPAPEYDDPANCAEEDQYRRYTRVNSQGGSLYSGPGPEYDDPANCAPEEDQYGSQYGGPYGQPYDHYGSRGSMGRRSVGSARNPGNGSPEPPPPPPRNHDMSNSSFNDSKESNEISEAECDRDHGPRGNYGEDSNEAVKRSPQPKDQRTTEEMRKLIESRRLLNEAGPKQLQLQQQANGAGFTAYDTMAV; translated from the exons ATGGTGCAAAAGGGCGATGTGCCCATCACCATCAAGTGGACACTCAACTCACGTCCCATCATCAACGGCGAGGAGGGCATCACCATACTGAAACTCTCACCCAAGACGAGCGTCCTCAACATTGCCGCCGTCGAGCAGTTCCATCGCGGGCTGTTCAAGTGCATTGCCGAGAATGTGGCAGGCTCCAGCCATACCACATCGGAGCTCAAAGTGAATG TGCCACCAAGATGGATTCTCGAGCCCACCGACAAGGCCTTCGCCCAGGGTTCCGATGCCAAAGTTGAATGCAAAGCCGATGGATTCCCCAAGCCACAAGTGACATGGAAGAAAGCAGTTG GCGACACTCCCGGCGAGTACAAGGACCTAAAGAAGAGCGACAACATTCGCGTCGAAGAGGGCACTCTGCATGTGGACAACATCCAAAAGACCAACGAGGGCTACTATCTGTGTGAGGCCATCAATGGCATTGGCTCCGGACTCTCTGCCGTAATCATGATCAGCGTTCAGGCCCCACCCGAGTTCACCGAGAAGCTGCGCAACCAGACCGCTCGACGTGGCGAACCCGCCGTGCTGCAGTGCGAGGCGAAGGGCGAGAAGCCAATTGGCATTTTATGGAACATGAACAACATGCGTCTGGACCCCAAGAACGACAACCGCTATACAATTCGCGAGGAGATCCTCTCCACCGGCGTCATGTCTAGTCTCTCCATCAAGCGCACCGAACGCTCCGACTCTGCCTTGTTCACCTGTGTGGCCACCAATGCCTTTGGCTCCGACGATGCCAGCATCAATATGATTGTCCAGGAGGTGCCCGAGATGCCATACGCCCTGAAGGTGCTCGACAAGTCCGGCCGTTCCGTGCAGCTGAGCTGGGCCCAACCCTACGATGGCAACTCTCCCCTGAACCGCTACATCATTGAGTTTAAGCGCTCTCGAGCCTCCTGGAGCGAGATTGATCGCGTCATGGTGCCCGGCCACACAACCGAAGCTCAGGTACAGAAACTCAGCCCCGCCACCACCTACAACATTCGCATCGTGGCCGAGAATGTAATTGGCACGTCGCAGTCTTCGGAAGCTGTCACCATCATCACCGCAGAAGAAGCGCCCTCTGGCAAGCCGCAAAACATCAAAGTTGAGCCCGTGAATCAGACAACAATGCGCGTCACCTGGAAGCCACCGCCACGCACCGAATGGAACGGCGAGATCCTTGGCTACTACGTCGGCTACAAGCTATCCAACACCAACTCCTCGTACGTCTTTGAGACCATCAACTTTATCACCGAAGAAGGCAAGGAGCACAACCTGGAGCTGCAGAATCTGCGCGTGTACACTCAATACTCGGTGGTCATTCAGGCATTCAACAAGATTGGAGCGGGACCTTTAAGCGAAGAAGAGAAACAATTCACAGCCGAAGGCacacccagccagccacccagcgACACATCCTGCACCACCCTGACCTCCCAGACCATACGCGTTAGCTGGGTGAGTCCCCCACTCGAGTCGGCCAATGGTGTGATCAAGACCTACAAAGTTGTGTATGCCCCCAGTGATGAGTGGTATG ATGAAACCAAGCGACACTACAAGAAGACTGCCTCCTCCGACACCGTGCTGCATGGCCTGAAGAAGTACACCAACTACACGATGCAGGTGCTGGCCACCACAGCTGGCGGCGATGGCGTACGCAGCGCACCCATCCACTGCCAAACCGAACCTGATG TTCCCGAAGCACCCACCGATGTCAAAGCTCTGGTCATGGGCAATGCTGCCATTCTCGTATCGTGGCGTCAACCCGCACAGCCCAATGGCATCATCACGCAGTACACCGTCTACTCCAAGGCTGAGGGCGCAGAGACTGAGACCAAGACACAGAAGGTGCCACACTATCAAATGAGCTTCGAGGCCAGCGAGCTGGAGAAGAACAAACCGTACGAGTTCTGGGTCACGGCCAGCACAACCATTGGCGAGGGTCAGCAGTCCAAGAGCATTGTGGCCATGCCCAGCGATCAGGTGCCCGCCAAGATTGCCTCCTTCGATGACACGTTCACTGCCACCTTCAAGGAAGATGCCAAAATGCCCTGCCTGGCTGTTGGCGCACCCCAACCCGAAATCACCTGGAAGATCAAGGGCGTCGATTTCAGTGCCAACGATCGCATGCGCCTCCTGCCCGACGGCTCGCTGCTGATTAAGTCTGTGAATCGACAGGATGCCGGCGATTACTCCTGCCATGCCGAGAACTCCATTGCCAAGGATTCGATTACACACAAACTGATTGTTCTGGCACCGCCTCAATCGCCACATGTCACGCTctcagccaccaccaccgatGCGCTGACCGTCAAGCTAAAGCCCCATGAAGGCGACACTGCACCGCTGCATGGCTACACTTTGCACTACAAGCCAG AGTTCGGCGAATGGGAAACTGCTGAGGTGTCTGTGGACTCGCAGAAGCAAAACATTGAGAATCTGCTCTGCGGCTCGCGCTATCAGGTTTATGCCACAGGATTCAACAA CATTGGTGCCGGCGAAGCTTCCGATATATTGAACACCCGCACCAAGGGCCAGAAGCCCAAGCTGCCCGAGAAGCCACGCTTCATTGAGGTCTCCTCCAACTCCGTTTCGCTGCACTTCAAGGCCTGGAAAGATGGCGGCTGCCCCATGTCCCACTTTGTGGTTGAGAGCAAGAAACG CGATCAAATCGAATGGAATCAAATCTCGAACAACGTGAAGCCCGACAACAACTATGTGGTGCTCGATCTGGAGCCTGCCACCTGGTACAATCTCCGCATTACGGCCCACAATTCCGCAGGATTCACCGTTGCCGAATATGACTTTGCTACACTGACCGTAACCGGAG GCACCATTGCCCCACTGGACGATGGCTTGGGCCATGGCAATGTGCACACACGCATTCGCCTGCCCGCCTGGATGCCCGAGTGGCTCGATCTCAACTTTATGGTGCCACTGATAGCCACCGTTGTGGTGGTTGCTGTGGGCAtttgtgtggtgtgcgtgGCGCTGTCCCGCAGACGAGCGGATGATCTACGCGGCGGCCAGAAGGATGTCTACT ACGATGTAGTTTACAATCAGACAATGGGACCCGGCGCCACCCTGGACAAGCGCCGTCCGGATCTGCGCGACGAGCTCGGCTACATTGCGCCACCCAACAGGAAGCTGCCCCCAGTGCCCGGCTCCAACTACAACACCTGTGACCGGATTAAGCGAGGTACAGTCATAA GCCGCGGTGGTGGCCTGCGCTCGAACCACTCCACGTGGGATCCACGTCGACCCAATCTGTACGAGGAGCTGAAGGCACCGCCAGTGCCGCTGCACGGCAATCAATATGGTCATGCCCATGGCAATGGTCCCGCTGAGTGCCATTACAGGCATCCAG GCATGGAAGATGAAATCTGCCCCTATGCCACCTTCCATCTGCTTGGATTCCGCGAGGAAATGGATCCCACCAAGGCCATGAACTTCCAGACGTTCCCACACCAGAACGGACACACTGGACCCGTGCCCGGCCATGCCGGCACCATGCTGCCACCCGGACACCCAGGACATGTGCACTCACGCTCGGGCTCCCAGTCGATGCCACGGGCCAATCGCTACCAACGCAAGAACAGCCAGGGAGGACAGTCATCAATCTACACACCAGCACCCGAATACGATGATCCAGCCAACTGTGCCGAGGAGGATCAATAT CGCCGCTATACTCGCGTCAACTCTCAAGGCGGCAGCTTGTACTCTGGACCCGGACCCGAATACGATGATCCAGCCAACTGTGCACCCGAGGAGGATCAATATGGCTCACAGTATGGCGGCCCCTATGGACAGCCCTACGATCATTATGGCTCCCGTGGCTCCATGGGACGCCGCAGCGTTG GCTCTGCTCGCAATCCTGGCAATGGTTCGCCCGAAcccccaccaccgccaccacgcAACCATGACATGAGCAACTCCTCATTCAACGACTCCAAGGAGAGCAACGAGATCTCAGAGGCTGAATGCGATCGCGATCATGGACCACGCGGCAACTATGGCG AAGACTCCAATGAGG CTGTGAAGCGATCACCCCAACCGAAAGATCAGCGCACCACCGAAGAGATGCGTAAACTGATTGAAAG TCGTCGACTGTT AAACGAAGCCGGCCCAAaacaactccaactccaacaacAAGCAAATGGCGCAGGATTCACAGCCTACGATACTATGGCAGTGTAA